One Actinomadura viridis genomic region harbors:
- a CDS encoding pyridoxamine 5'-phosphate oxidase family protein: MDRQDVTETLAKPISRELLGSSIPARLGYIGVDGAPRAIPIGFHWTGEQVVMATVPEAAKVRALRRNPRVALTIDTQDQWPPRALLIRGAARVEPVDGVPDPYIQASRKVIPAAHFEDWEQGVRALYDQMVLITVEPDWAKLLDFETTLPQAVEDLVRARQGAADTGGRGTASSGMSPDPAA, from the coding sequence ATGGACCGCCAAGACGTCACCGAGACGCTGGCCAAGCCGATCTCACGGGAGCTGCTGGGGTCGTCGATCCCCGCACGGCTGGGCTACATCGGCGTTGACGGTGCGCCCCGGGCGATTCCGATCGGGTTCCACTGGACCGGCGAGCAGGTGGTCATGGCCACCGTGCCGGAAGCGGCGAAGGTCCGCGCACTGCGGCGGAACCCCAGGGTGGCCCTCACCATCGACACCCAGGACCAGTGGCCGCCGCGAGCGCTGCTGATCCGTGGCGCGGCGCGGGTCGAACCGGTCGACGGCGTGCCGGACCCCTACATCCAAGCGTCCCGGAAGGTGATCCCGGCCGCGCACTTCGAGGACTGGGAGCAGGGCGTGCGGGCGCTGTACGACCAGATGGTCCTCATCACCGTCGAGCCGGACTGGGCGAAGCTGCTGGACTTCGAGACCACCCTTCCCCAAGCCGTCGAGGACCTGGTGCGGGCACGGCAGGGCGCAGCCGACACCGGCGGACGGGGCACGGCCAGCAGCGGGATGTCGCCGGATCCGGCCGCCTGA
- a CDS encoding zinc-dependent alcohol dehydrogenase family protein → MRGAVIHAPGDIRLETLDDPKILHPTDAIIRTAVTCVCGSDLWPYRGAEPTGAAHPMGHEYVGFVEEVGSEVTSVKPGQFVVGSFATSDNTCANCRNGFPSSCLNREFMSTCQADYVRIPNAQGTLVATGDIPDRRLWPGLLAVSDVMGTGWWAADAAEVEPGSTVVVVGDGAVGLCAVIAAKEMGAQQIIAMSRHEPRQRLARRFGATDIVTERGEEGVSRIKELTGGIGADSVLECVGTPEATRQALHSARPGGNVGFVGVPHDVTVDGQELFFSHVGLRGGPAPVRRYLPDLIDRVLTGAIDPGEVFDLTLPLDQVAEGYRAMDERRAIKALLQP, encoded by the coding sequence ATGCGCGGAGCAGTGATCCACGCCCCCGGCGACATCCGTCTGGAGACCCTGGACGACCCGAAGATCCTTCACCCCACCGACGCGATCATCCGCACCGCGGTGACCTGCGTGTGCGGCTCGGACCTGTGGCCCTACCGCGGCGCGGAGCCGACCGGCGCGGCGCATCCGATGGGCCACGAGTACGTCGGCTTCGTGGAGGAGGTCGGGTCCGAGGTGACCTCGGTGAAGCCGGGGCAGTTCGTCGTCGGGTCGTTCGCGACCTCGGACAACACCTGCGCCAACTGCCGTAACGGCTTCCCGTCGAGCTGCCTGAACCGCGAGTTCATGAGCACCTGCCAGGCCGACTACGTCCGCATCCCCAACGCGCAGGGCACGCTCGTGGCCACCGGCGACATCCCCGACCGGCGGCTCTGGCCCGGGCTGCTGGCCGTCTCCGACGTGATGGGCACCGGCTGGTGGGCCGCCGACGCCGCCGAGGTCGAGCCCGGCTCCACCGTCGTGGTCGTCGGCGACGGCGCGGTCGGCCTGTGCGCGGTGATCGCGGCCAAGGAGATGGGCGCGCAGCAGATCATCGCCATGTCCCGGCACGAGCCCCGGCAGAGGCTCGCCCGCCGGTTCGGCGCGACCGACATCGTCACCGAGCGCGGCGAGGAGGGTGTGTCCCGGATCAAGGAGCTGACCGGCGGGATCGGCGCCGACAGCGTGCTGGAATGCGTCGGCACTCCCGAGGCGACGCGCCAAGCCCTGCACTCGGCGCGGCCGGGCGGCAACGTCGGCTTCGTCGGAGTCCCCCACGACGTGACGGTCGACGGGCAGGAGCTGTTCTTCTCCCACGTCGGCCTGCGCGGCGGCCCCGCTCCCGTGCGCCGCTACCTGCCCGACCTGATCGACCGCGTCCTGACCGGCGCGATCGACCCGGGAGAGGTCTTCGACCTCACCCTTCCCCTGGACCAGGTCGCCGAGGGCTACCGGGCGATGGACGAGCGCCGCGCCATCAAGGCCCTCCTCCAGCCCTGA
- a CDS encoding DUF3040 domain-containing protein, whose translation MALSMEEQRILAQIEVHLSEDDPRLAHRFSRLERTRRRNRPRVIAAVVLAVLAVTAIAAAAAAAFS comes from the coding sequence ATGGCGCTGTCGATGGAGGAGCAGCGGATCCTCGCGCAGATCGAGGTCCACCTGAGCGAGGACGACCCTCGGCTGGCCCATCGCTTCTCAAGGCTCGAGCGGACGCGGCGCCGGAACCGGCCCCGGGTCATCGCGGCCGTGGTGCTCGCCGTGCTCGCCGTGACGGCGATCGCCGCGGCGGCCGCCGCCGCGTTCTCCTGA
- a CDS encoding NAD(P)H-dependent oxidoreductase, with translation MNVLWVFAHPEQRSMNGALRREGLRALDDMGHRVRQSDLYAMGWDPVVRAADYGHDPRERLLVGAVSQHAHATGGLSEDIRGEHDKIAWADALVLQFPLWWFGMPAILKGWFDRVFVQGFAFGLKDAEGRTLRYGDGGLTGKRAMVVVTAGARASGLRGRGVHGDMEELLFPLHHGTLWYTGMSVLPPLVVPGADRLDGARFGDWAACLRERLRGLGTDEPIAFRRELGGDYDGDLVLRPHLAPGREGLAVHRRRGPVPQGQEPCRSSGSR, from the coding sequence ATGAACGTGTTGTGGGTCTTCGCCCACCCCGAGCAGCGCTCGATGAACGGCGCGCTGCGCCGGGAGGGGCTGCGCGCCCTGGACGACATGGGCCACCGGGTCCGGCAGTCCGACCTGTACGCGATGGGCTGGGACCCCGTGGTCCGTGCCGCCGACTACGGTCACGACCCGCGCGAGCGGCTGCTGGTCGGCGCGGTGTCGCAGCACGCCCACGCCACCGGAGGGCTGAGCGAGGACATCCGCGGCGAGCACGACAAGATCGCCTGGGCGGACGCGCTGGTGCTGCAGTTCCCGCTGTGGTGGTTCGGGATGCCCGCCATTCTCAAGGGCTGGTTCGACCGCGTCTTCGTCCAGGGATTCGCCTTCGGTCTCAAGGACGCCGAGGGACGCACGCTGCGTTACGGTGACGGCGGCCTGACCGGCAAACGTGCCATGGTCGTGGTGACCGCCGGGGCCCGCGCCTCGGGGCTGCGGGGCCGCGGCGTTCACGGCGATATGGAGGAACTGCTGTTCCCGCTGCATCACGGCACCCTGTGGTACACGGGGATGTCGGTCCTGCCGCCCCTGGTCGTGCCGGGCGCCGACCGCCTGGACGGTGCCCGTTTCGGTGACTGGGCCGCGTGCCTGCGCGAGCGGCTGCGCGGGCTCGGGACCGACGAGCCCATCGCGTTCCGCCGCGAACTCGGCGGCGACTACGACGGCGACCTGGTCCTGCGGCCCCACCTGGCCCCCGGCCGCGAGGGCCTGGCGGTCCACCGGCGGCGCGGTCCGGTGCCGCAGGGTCAGGAGCCCTGCCGCTCCAGCGGTTCCAGATAG
- a CDS encoding TetR/AcrR family transcriptional regulator, which translates to MGTDQASGQASGQARPPRRRQARGERRMAEILDAAARVFAESGYEAATTNRIAAAAGISPGSLYQFFANKEAIAQALADRFVEQMRRAHREAFESADMSGLPAAEMIDRMLDPIIAFNIANPGFKALFARPDMPPGLAAAARPIQAALLGRVEAVLEARAPGLAPGARNRSARVLIQLFQAMVPMVTAAEGDERAAVIVEVKKVLRGYLEPLERQGS; encoded by the coding sequence ATGGGGACCGACCAGGCGTCCGGGCAGGCGTCCGGGCAGGCGCGGCCGCCTCGGCGGCGGCAGGCGCGCGGCGAGCGGCGGATGGCCGAGATCCTGGACGCGGCGGCGCGGGTGTTCGCCGAGTCCGGGTACGAGGCCGCCACCACCAACCGGATCGCCGCGGCGGCGGGCATCTCCCCCGGCTCGCTGTACCAGTTCTTCGCCAACAAGGAGGCGATCGCGCAGGCGCTGGCCGACCGGTTCGTGGAGCAGATGCGCCGGGCCCACCGGGAGGCGTTCGAGTCGGCGGACATGAGCGGGCTGCCGGCCGCGGAGATGATCGACCGGATGCTGGATCCGATCATCGCGTTCAACATCGCCAACCCCGGCTTCAAGGCGCTGTTCGCCCGGCCGGACATGCCGCCGGGACTGGCCGCCGCGGCCCGGCCGATCCAGGCGGCGCTGCTGGGCCGGGTGGAGGCGGTGCTGGAGGCCCGCGCGCCGGGCCTGGCGCCCGGCGCGCGGAACCGTTCGGCCCGGGTGCTGATCCAGCTGTTCCAGGCGATGGTGCCGATGGTGACCGCGGCCGAGGGCGACGAACGCGCCGCGGTCATCGTCGAGGTGAAGAAGGTGCTGCGGGGCTATCTGGAACCGCTGGAGCGGCAGGGCTCCTGA
- a CDS encoding GlxA family transcriptional regulator, whose protein sequence is MMRVAVLVRDGVLPMELGIVHQLFGQAVAAGGGAPLYEVVTCAPEPGPVRTDADFTVLVEHGPEALATAGTVIVPASHEQDERSARLGGPVAAALEAIAPGTRIASICTGAFVLAAAGLLEGRRATTHWRSCARFRELFPGVDLDPDVLYTEDGPVLTSAGEAAGIDLCLHMIRSDHGAAVAGEVARRTVVPPHREGGQAQFVPRPVAEPGASSTGAARAWALGRLDRPLTLRELAARESMSVRTFTRRFREEVGMSPGRWLARQRVERARWLLEETDLPVDRVAAEAGFGTGASLRQHLRAAVGVSPTAYRTVFRGPSAARARGVSGGPGSAAGAREVPGAPVGPGGV, encoded by the coding sequence ATGATGAGGGTGGCGGTCCTGGTCCGTGACGGGGTCCTGCCGATGGAGCTGGGCATCGTGCACCAGCTGTTCGGGCAGGCCGTGGCGGCGGGAGGCGGCGCGCCTCTGTACGAGGTGGTCACGTGCGCTCCCGAGCCGGGCCCGGTACGCACCGACGCCGATTTCACGGTCCTGGTCGAGCACGGCCCCGAAGCGCTGGCCACGGCCGGGACGGTGATCGTGCCGGCCTCCCACGAGCAGGACGAGCGCTCGGCGCGGCTCGGCGGGCCGGTGGCGGCCGCGCTGGAGGCGATCGCGCCGGGCACCCGGATCGCCTCGATCTGCACCGGCGCGTTCGTGCTCGCGGCGGCCGGGCTGCTGGAGGGGCGGCGGGCGACCACGCACTGGAGGTCGTGCGCGCGGTTCCGGGAACTGTTCCCCGGTGTGGATCTGGATCCCGACGTCCTCTACACCGAGGACGGCCCGGTGCTGACCTCGGCGGGTGAGGCGGCGGGGATCGACCTGTGCCTGCACATGATCCGCTCCGATCACGGCGCGGCGGTGGCCGGTGAGGTGGCGCGCCGCACGGTGGTCCCGCCGCACCGGGAGGGCGGGCAGGCGCAGTTCGTGCCGCGGCCGGTGGCCGAGCCGGGGGCGTCGTCGACGGGCGCGGCGCGGGCGTGGGCGCTGGGGCGCCTGGACCGGCCGCTGACGTTGCGGGAGCTGGCGGCGCGCGAGTCGATGAGCGTGCGGACCTTCACCCGCCGGTTCCGCGAGGAGGTGGGCATGTCACCGGGCAGGTGGCTGGCCCGGCAGCGCGTGGAGCGGGCGCGGTGGCTGCTGGAGGAGACCGATCTGCCGGTCGACCGGGTCGCGGCCGAGGCCGGTTTCGGGACGGGCGCGTCGCTGCGTCAGCATCTGCGGGCGGCGGTGGGGGTCTCCCCCACCGCCTACCGCACCGTCTTCCGCGGCCCCTCGGCCGCCCGGGCGCGGGGAGTGTCCGGCGGCCCCGGCAGCGCCGCCGGGGCCCGGGAGGTCCCGGGCGCCCCGGTCGGGCCGGGTGGTGTGTGA
- a CDS encoding MMPL family transporter yields MILSGAVGAGTLDALSLNRFEAPGSESMAARDALARDHATGSPNLALLVTARQGTVDAPRVAAAGRALTAELAARGGVTDAWSYWTRGAPATLRSDDARHALVLAHLPGDADRVRRDLLPDLAADLTRDTADITVTVGGGDEVFRQVMQQARRDFLRAELIVLPGVLLLLWAVYRRIGAALVTVGIGLLAVLGSLAILRGVTAFTEISTFASNIALVMGIGLGVDYGLFVTFRFREELRRGLPVPDAVARTVRGAGRTVLFSGITVAASLSVLLAFPFPFLASFAYAGVAVVVAAVTGATLLLPAALALLGHRVERRHPPRPAAPATDPATDPATDPAATGRWYRAAVTVMRRPLLLGGGALALVLLLGAPFLGVRFGLPDDRVLNTSAPVRQMYDQIRDSFPVEEADALHVVAAAADPAATGPYAARLSRIPGIVRVDSAAGSYTQGRQVTAPAGARFTAASGTGTRLTVVPSSDRLDTDAIGLVREVRSVPAPSKVLVGGYPAELADYRDGVTSRLPLVAALIVAVTFVVLFLMTGSLVAPLKATVLNMLSLAVMFGALVFVFQDGNLSGLLGFTPTGTIEPSIPILMFCVAYGLSMDYEVFLLARIKEEYDRTGDPTGSVALGIARSAPLVTAAALILAASFAAYATGRVVFLQQLGIGMALAVIVDATLIRGVLVPAFMRLAGHANWWAPAPLRRLHHRIGLNEDSSTRPHPTPHPGPAHYPGSPLRPGPTGAETSQDGVTRTPSDLDAV; encoded by the coding sequence ATGATCCTGTCCGGCGCCGTCGGCGCCGGAACGCTCGACGCCCTCTCCCTCAACCGCTTCGAGGCCCCCGGCTCCGAATCCATGGCCGCCCGCGACGCCCTGGCCCGCGACCACGCCACCGGCAGCCCCAACCTCGCGCTCCTGGTCACCGCCAGGCAAGGCACCGTGGACGCCCCCCGCGTCGCCGCCGCCGGCCGCGCCCTCACCGCGGAACTGGCCGCCCGCGGCGGCGTCACCGACGCCTGGTCCTACTGGACCCGCGGCGCCCCCGCCACCCTGCGCAGCGACGACGCCCGCCACGCCCTCGTCCTGGCCCACCTCCCCGGAGACGCCGACCGCGTCCGCCGCGACCTGCTGCCCGACCTGGCCGCCGACCTCACCCGCGACACCGCCGACATCACCGTCACCGTCGGCGGCGGCGACGAGGTCTTCCGCCAGGTCATGCAGCAGGCCCGCCGCGACTTCCTGCGCGCCGAACTCATCGTGCTGCCCGGCGTCCTGCTCCTGCTGTGGGCGGTCTACCGCAGGATCGGCGCCGCCCTGGTCACCGTCGGGATCGGGCTGCTGGCCGTCCTGGGCTCCCTGGCGATCCTGCGCGGCGTCACCGCCTTCACCGAGATCTCCACCTTCGCCTCCAACATCGCCCTGGTCATGGGCATCGGCCTCGGCGTCGACTACGGCCTGTTCGTCACCTTCCGCTTCCGCGAGGAACTGCGCCGCGGCCTGCCCGTCCCCGACGCCGTCGCCCGCACCGTCCGCGGCGCCGGACGCACCGTGCTGTTCAGCGGCATCACCGTCGCCGCCTCCCTGTCGGTCCTGCTGGCCTTCCCCTTCCCCTTCCTGGCCTCCTTCGCCTACGCCGGCGTCGCCGTCGTCGTGGCCGCCGTCACCGGAGCCACCCTCCTCCTGCCCGCCGCCCTCGCCCTGCTCGGCCACCGCGTCGAACGCCGCCACCCGCCCCGGCCCGCCGCGCCCGCCACCGACCCGGCCACCGACCCGGCCACAGACCCCGCCGCCACCGGCCGGTGGTACCGCGCCGCCGTCACCGTCATGCGCCGCCCCCTCCTGCTGGGCGGCGGCGCCCTCGCCCTGGTCCTGCTGCTGGGCGCCCCGTTCCTGGGCGTACGGTTCGGGCTGCCCGACGACCGCGTCCTGAACACCTCCGCCCCCGTCCGCCAGATGTACGACCAGATCCGCGACTCCTTCCCCGTCGAGGAGGCCGACGCGCTGCACGTCGTCGCGGCAGCCGCCGACCCCGCCGCCACCGGCCCCTACGCCGCCCGGCTCTCCCGCATCCCCGGGATCGTGCGCGTCGACTCGGCGGCCGGCTCCTACACCCAGGGCCGCCAGGTCACCGCCCCGGCCGGCGCCCGCTTCACAGCGGCATCGGGCACCGGCACCCGGCTGACGGTCGTCCCGTCCTCCGACCGCCTCGACACCGACGCGATCGGACTCGTCCGGGAGGTGCGGTCGGTGCCCGCCCCCTCCAAGGTCCTGGTCGGCGGCTACCCCGCCGAACTGGCCGACTACCGCGACGGCGTCACCTCCCGGCTGCCGCTGGTGGCCGCACTGATCGTCGCGGTGACCTTCGTGGTGCTGTTCCTGATGACCGGCAGCCTGGTGGCACCGCTCAAGGCCACCGTCCTCAACATGCTCAGCCTCGCGGTGATGTTCGGCGCGCTGGTGTTCGTCTTCCAGGACGGCAACCTGTCGGGCCTGCTCGGTTTCACCCCGACCGGCACGATCGAACCCAGCATCCCCATCCTGATGTTCTGCGTCGCCTACGGCCTGTCCATGGACTACGAGGTCTTCCTCCTCGCCCGGATCAAGGAGGAGTACGACCGCACCGGCGACCCCACCGGATCGGTCGCGCTCGGCATCGCCCGCAGCGCTCCGCTGGTCACCGCCGCGGCCCTCATCCTGGCCGCGTCCTTCGCCGCCTACGCCACCGGCCGGGTGGTGTTCCTCCAGCAACTGGGCATCGGCATGGCCCTCGCCGTGATCGTCGACGCCACCCTCATCCGCGGCGTGCTCGTCCCGGCGTTCATGCGCCTGGCCGGCCACGCCAACTGGTGGGCACCGGCCCCGCTGCGCCGCCTGCACCACCGCATCGGCCTCAACGAGGACTCCTCCACGCGACCGCACCCAACCCCGCACCCGGGACCAGCCCACTACCCGGGATCACCCCTGCGACCGGGACCGACCGGAGCCGAGACCAGCCAGGACGGCGTGACCCGGACGCCGTCTGACCTGGACGCCGTCTAA
- a CDS encoding glycoside hydrolase family 10 protein: MTWRAGIFSRTAVAAVAAGALTACLPASGSEDDDKAAVPPGAKAECPAIKAPGDSPARQVRGMWIATVGGIDWPKASAKTVQRQQADFRKLLDTAKAMNLNAVFVQIRPNSDAFYPSPYEPWSQWITGTPGKDPGYDVLGFMLKEAHARNLEFHAWFNPYRISRQADLKKLAPGSPARKHPDWVRKYGKGLWYDPGLPQVRDLATKAVMDVVRKYDIDAVHFDDYFYPYPEGGADYPDQATYKTYGKGMKKADWRRQNVDVLVRGLSEKIREAKPWVQFGISPFGVWRNKSTDPAGSPTRALQSYDDQYADTRKWIKEGWVDYITPQLYWAVGDPRADYAGLVKWWADLVEGTGVQLTIGQAAYRVGENAAWRKPGELSRHLTLNRRHPAVRGDVYFSAASLAANKRGFARALFDDHYSRPAIPPAVKTGGAKGGGAKGGGRAPVPIQDLRARADGKGVRVQWRPSRDATAYAVYRVEGKKARCARVDPGSLVATVRGGGVIDPGAKPGKTYTYYVTALDRTHHESAPGRGATVTAAGG, from the coding sequence ATGACATGGCGTGCGGGGATCTTCAGCAGAACGGCCGTCGCGGCGGTGGCCGCCGGCGCACTGACGGCGTGCCTGCCGGCCAGCGGCAGCGAGGACGACGACAAGGCGGCGGTGCCCCCGGGCGCCAAGGCCGAATGCCCGGCGATCAAGGCGCCCGGCGACTCACCCGCCCGCCAGGTGCGCGGCATGTGGATCGCCACCGTCGGCGGCATCGACTGGCCCAAGGCCTCCGCCAAGACCGTCCAGCGGCAGCAGGCCGACTTCCGCAAGCTGCTCGACACCGCCAAGGCGATGAACCTCAACGCCGTGTTCGTGCAGATCAGGCCCAACTCCGACGCCTTTTACCCCTCCCCCTACGAACCGTGGTCGCAGTGGATCACCGGGACCCCCGGCAAGGACCCCGGCTACGACGTGCTGGGGTTCATGCTCAAGGAGGCCCACGCCCGCAACCTGGAGTTCCACGCCTGGTTCAACCCTTACCGCATCAGCCGCCAGGCCGACCTGAAGAAACTGGCCCCCGGCAGCCCCGCCCGCAAGCACCCCGACTGGGTCCGCAAGTACGGCAAGGGCCTGTGGTACGACCCTGGCCTGCCGCAGGTGCGCGACCTGGCCACCAAGGCCGTCATGGACGTCGTCCGCAAGTACGACATCGACGCGGTGCACTTCGACGACTACTTCTACCCCTATCCCGAGGGCGGCGCCGACTACCCCGACCAGGCCACCTACAAGACCTACGGCAAGGGCATGAAGAAGGCCGACTGGCGCCGCCAGAACGTCGACGTCCTGGTGCGCGGCCTCTCGGAGAAGATCCGCGAGGCCAAGCCCTGGGTGCAGTTCGGCATCAGCCCGTTCGGGGTGTGGCGCAACAAGAGCACCGACCCCGCCGGGTCCCCCACCCGCGCGCTGCAGAGCTACGACGACCAGTACGCCGACACCCGCAAGTGGATCAAGGAAGGCTGGGTGGACTACATCACCCCCCAGCTGTACTGGGCCGTGGGCGACCCCCGCGCCGACTACGCCGGGCTGGTCAAGTGGTGGGCCGACCTGGTCGAGGGGACCGGGGTGCAGCTGACCATCGGGCAGGCCGCCTACCGCGTCGGCGAGAACGCCGCCTGGCGCAAACCCGGCGAGCTGTCCCGGCACCTGACCCTCAACCGGCGCCACCCCGCCGTACGCGGCGACGTCTACTTCAGCGCCGCCAGCCTGGCCGCCAACAAGCGCGGCTTCGCCCGCGCCCTGTTCGACGACCACTACTCCCGCCCCGCCATCCCGCCCGCCGTCAAGACCGGCGGCGCCAAGGGCGGCGGCGCCAAGGGCGGCGGGCGCGCCCCCGTCCCCATCCAGGACCTGCGGGCCCGCGCCGACGGCAAGGGCGTACGGGTGCAGTGGCGGCCCTCGCGCGACGCCACGGCCTACGCCGTCTACCGGGTGGAGGGCAAGAAGGCCCGCTGCGCCCGCGTGGACCCCGGCTCGCTGGTGGCCACCGTCCGCGGCGGCGGCGTCATCGACCCCGGCGCCAAGCCCGGCAAGACCTACACCTACTACGTCACCGCGCTGGACCGCACGCACCACGAAAGCGCCCCGGGACGCGGCGCGACGGTTACCGCCGCCGGGGGATAA
- a CDS encoding helix-turn-helix transcriptional regulator yields the protein MDNREEVREFLTSRRAKIAPEEAGLPAGSRRRVPGLRRSEVAALADMSVEYYAKLERGNLAGVSPAVLEALARALRLDDAERAHLLNLAQAADGSDALTRPRRRRTSREQWKPHRSLQWTLDAVTAGPAFVRNGRMDILAANQLARAFYADVYATPGNQANLARFNFLDPASHRFYPDWDQAADMAVAILRTEAGRNPHDKDLHDLVGELSTRSQEFRTRWGAHNVRHHGTGIKRFHHRVVGDLTLAYEGLEMAAERGLTLTIYTAQPGSPSEEGLRLLASWAATPPTPAPHSSR from the coding sequence GTGGACAACCGTGAAGAGGTCCGCGAGTTCCTGACCTCGCGGCGCGCGAAGATCGCCCCCGAGGAGGCCGGGCTCCCGGCCGGTTCCCGGCGCAGGGTGCCGGGGCTGCGCCGCAGCGAGGTCGCGGCCCTGGCCGACATGAGCGTCGAGTACTACGCCAAGCTCGAACGCGGGAACCTCGCCGGCGTCTCCCCGGCCGTCCTGGAAGCCCTCGCCCGCGCCCTGCGGCTCGATGACGCCGAACGTGCGCACCTGCTGAACCTGGCCCAGGCCGCCGACGGCTCCGACGCCCTCACCCGTCCCCGCCGCCGGCGCACCAGCAGGGAGCAGTGGAAGCCGCACCGCAGCCTGCAGTGGACCCTGGACGCCGTCACGGCGGGGCCGGCGTTCGTCCGCAACGGCCGCATGGACATCCTCGCCGCCAACCAGCTCGCCCGCGCCTTCTACGCCGACGTCTACGCCACGCCCGGTAACCAGGCGAACCTGGCCCGCTTCAACTTCCTCGACCCCGCCTCCCACCGCTTCTACCCCGACTGGGACCAGGCCGCCGACATGGCCGTCGCCATCCTGCGCACCGAAGCGGGCCGCAACCCTCACGACAAGGATCTGCACGACCTCGTCGGCGAGCTCTCCACCCGCAGCCAGGAGTTCCGCACCCGCTGGGGCGCCCACAACGTCCGCCACCACGGCACCGGCATCAAACGCTTCCACCACCGGGTCGTCGGCGACCTCACCCTCGCCTACGAGGGCCTGGAGATGGCCGCCGAACGCGGCCTCACCCTCACCATCTACACCGCCCAGCCCGGTTCCCCTTCCGAAGAGGGCCTGCGCCTGCTCGCGTCCTGGGCCGCCACTCCTCCGACGCCCGCACCGCACTCCAGCAGGTGA